In Ctenopharyngodon idella isolate HZGC_01 chromosome 2, HZGC01, whole genome shotgun sequence, the following are encoded in one genomic region:
- the twsg1a gene encoding twisted gastrulation protein homolog 1-A isoform X2, producing the protein MKILHKFSFCVQEKKNNGIQGLCQCRPSEGNCSCCKECMLCLSSLWEECCDCVGMCNPRNYNDSPATSKSTVEELYRPIPSLFRALTEGDAPINMMVVSFPVAEELSHHENLVSFLETLDSQSHNISLPSSSVHDDALCTVVYFDECVSIRQCKQYCESMGGSKYRWFHNACCECIGPECLDYGSKAVKCMNCLI; encoded by the exons ATGAAGATTCTCCATAagttctccttttgtgttcaagagaaaaaaaataatggcatacag ggtCTTTGTCAGTGCCGGCCATCAGAGGGGAACTGTTCGTGCTGTAAAGAGTGCATGCTGTGTTTGAGCTCTCTCTGGGAGGAGTGCTGCGACTGTGTAG GAATGTGTAACCCAAGGAATTACAACGACAGTCCTGCCACCTCCAAGAGCACCGTAGAAGAGCTGTACCGACCAATCCCGTCGCTCTTCCGTGCTCTGACCGAAGGCGACGCCCCCATAAACATGATGGTCGTGTCGTTTCCCGTTGCTGAGGAACTCTCCCACCACGAGAACCTCGTGTCTTTCCTGGAGACACTCGACAGCCAGAGTCACAACATCTCGTTGCCCAGCAGCAGCGTCCATGATG ATGCCTTGTGTACGGTGGTCTACTTTGATGAGTGCGTGTCCATTCGTCAGTGTAAGCAGTACTGCGAGTCGATGGGCGGATCAAAGTACCGCTGGTTTCATAACGCCTGCTGTGAGTGCATCGGGCCTGAATGTCTGGACTACGGCAGTAAAGCCGTCAAATGCATGAACTGCCTCATCTGA
- the twsg1a gene encoding twisted gastrulation protein homolog 1-A isoform X3: MFPSRLTGLYSTCVGDHVYGLCQCRPSEGNCSCCKECMLCLSSLWEECCDCVGMCNPRNYNDSPATSKSTVEELYRPIPSLFRALTEGDAPINMMVVSFPVAEELSHHENLVSFLETLDSQSHNISLPSSSVHDDALCTVVYFDECVSIRQCKQYCESMGGSKYRWFHNACCECIGPECLDYGSKAVKCMNCLI; this comes from the exons ATGTTTCCGTCAAGACTCACGGGTCTCTATAGCACATGTGTTGGTGATCATGTTTAT ggtCTTTGTCAGTGCCGGCCATCAGAGGGGAACTGTTCGTGCTGTAAAGAGTGCATGCTGTGTTTGAGCTCTCTCTGGGAGGAGTGCTGCGACTGTGTAG GAATGTGTAACCCAAGGAATTACAACGACAGTCCTGCCACCTCCAAGAGCACCGTAGAAGAGCTGTACCGACCAATCCCGTCGCTCTTCCGTGCTCTGACCGAAGGCGACGCCCCCATAAACATGATGGTCGTGTCGTTTCCCGTTGCTGAGGAACTCTCCCACCACGAGAACCTCGTGTCTTTCCTGGAGACACTCGACAGCCAGAGTCACAACATCTCGTTGCCCAGCAGCAGCGTCCATGATG ATGCCTTGTGTACGGTGGTCTACTTTGATGAGTGCGTGTCCATTCGTCAGTGTAAGCAGTACTGCGAGTCGATGGGCGGATCAAAGTACCGCTGGTTTCATAACGCCTGCTGTGAGTGCATCGGGCCTGAATGTCTGGACTACGGCAGTAAAGCCGTCAAATGCATGAACTGCCTCATCTGA
- the twsg1a gene encoding twisted gastrulation protein homolog 1-A isoform X1: MRPALFLCPVLISLLFLLSGLTIINGCNKALCASDVSKCLLQGLCQCRPSEGNCSCCKECMLCLSSLWEECCDCVGMCNPRNYNDSPATSKSTVEELYRPIPSLFRALTEGDAPINMMVVSFPVAEELSHHENLVSFLETLDSQSHNISLPSSSVHDDALCTVVYFDECVSIRQCKQYCESMGGSKYRWFHNACCECIGPECLDYGSKAVKCMNCLI; the protein is encoded by the exons ATGCGGCCGGCTCTGTTCCTCTGTCCCGTCCTGATCTCTCTGTTATTTCTTCTGTCTGGACTGACTATCATCAATGGCTGTAACAAAGCTCTGTGTGCCAGTGATGTCAGCAAATGTCTTCTACAG ggtCTTTGTCAGTGCCGGCCATCAGAGGGGAACTGTTCGTGCTGTAAAGAGTGCATGCTGTGTTTGAGCTCTCTCTGGGAGGAGTGCTGCGACTGTGTAG GAATGTGTAACCCAAGGAATTACAACGACAGTCCTGCCACCTCCAAGAGCACCGTAGAAGAGCTGTACCGACCAATCCCGTCGCTCTTCCGTGCTCTGACCGAAGGCGACGCCCCCATAAACATGATGGTCGTGTCGTTTCCCGTTGCTGAGGAACTCTCCCACCACGAGAACCTCGTGTCTTTCCTGGAGACACTCGACAGCCAGAGTCACAACATCTCGTTGCCCAGCAGCAGCGTCCATGATG ATGCCTTGTGTACGGTGGTCTACTTTGATGAGTGCGTGTCCATTCGTCAGTGTAAGCAGTACTGCGAGTCGATGGGCGGATCAAAGTACCGCTGGTTTCATAACGCCTGCTGTGAGTGCATCGGGCCTGAATGTCTGGACTACGGCAGTAAAGCCGTCAAATGCATGAACTGCCTCATCTGA